A portion of the Phyllobacterium zundukense genome contains these proteins:
- a CDS encoding CsbD family protein has translation MGSTSDKVSGMANKAAGNIKQAAGKATGSREMQAKGKMQEMKGEGQEAKGKAKDAVKKIIDKA, from the coding sequence ATGGGTAGCACAAGCGACAAAGTTTCCGGAATGGCCAATAAAGCAGCCGGCAATATCAAGCAGGCTGCCGGCAAGGCAACCGGTTCCAGGGAAATGCAGGCAAAAGGCAAGATGCAGGAGATGAAGGGCGAGGGCCAGGAGGCCAAAGGTAAAGCCAAGGATGCTGTGAAAAAGATCATCGATAAAGCGTAA
- a CDS encoding HWE histidine kinase domain-containing protein, which translates to MAQIEAEFEGHSGDGAEIRYRRKDSSEFWAALFISPVRDEGGAIVQYFASFVDLTRHKEEEAHSRMLINELNHRVKNTLSTAQSIVWQALRTATDPNFNSRGD; encoded by the coding sequence TTGGCACAAATTGAAGCCGAGTTTGAAGGTCATTCGGGCGATGGCGCGGAAATTCGCTATCGACGCAAGGATAGCAGCGAGTTCTGGGCGGCGCTTTTCATCAGTCCCGTTCGCGATGAAGGCGGCGCGATTGTTCAGTATTTTGCTTCTTTCGTCGATCTCACCCGGCACAAGGAAGAAGAAGCTCACTCGAGGATGCTGATCAATGAGCTCAATCATCGCGTGAAGAATACCCTTTCAACCGCGCAATCGATTGTCTGGCAGGCCTTGCGGACGGCGACCGATCCCAACTTTAATTCGAGAGGCGATTGA
- a CDS encoding ferritin-like domain-containing protein, whose product MEQQARTILKGQEGRLENYPDLRQRISQHIRETQRHAETVRGCLERRKPNLRPSLAQVLRDA is encoded by the coding sequence ATGGAACAACAAGCGCGCACCATCCTGAAAGGCCAGGAGGGCCGGCTGGAGAACTATCCCGATCTGCGCCAACGGATTTCGCAGCATATCCGCGAGACCCAACGGCATGCGGAAACGGTTCGTGGTTGCCTTGAGCGGCGCAAGCCGAATCTTCGTCCCTCTCTTGCACAGGTTCTACGCGATGCTTAA
- a CDS encoding transglutaminase-like domain-containing protein has translation MRLHVGCELTFEFPQETPLIAILNVHHSRVADLIDVETFTTSPAIRASGYHDQFGNWCNRIVAPAGTFSLSTNALVNDSGGPDPVVLNAVQHRVQDLPDDTLVYLMGSRYCETDLLSDNAWKLFEHRAPGWQRVQAVCNYVHHHIHFGYEYSNPTRTAYGAFGEGRGVCRDYTHLAVALCRCLNIPTRYCTGYITDIGLPPPYAEMDFCAWMEVFLGGQWHAFDPRNNAPRIGRIKVAHGRDAADVPLTNIFGPNVLTKFKVWADEAAHTFE, from the coding sequence ATGAGATTACATGTCGGGTGTGAACTGACATTCGAGTTTCCGCAGGAAACACCGCTGATTGCGATATTGAACGTTCACCATTCCCGTGTGGCCGATTTGATCGACGTTGAAACATTCACCACGTCACCCGCAATCCGAGCCAGCGGGTACCACGATCAGTTTGGAAACTGGTGTAATCGGATTGTCGCACCAGCAGGCACATTCAGCCTCAGCACGAATGCCCTAGTGAACGACAGCGGCGGACCTGATCCTGTCGTGCTTAATGCCGTTCAACATCGCGTGCAGGACCTTCCGGACGACACACTCGTCTATCTCATGGGTAGCCGATACTGTGAGACGGATTTGTTGAGCGATAATGCTTGGAAGCTGTTCGAACATCGCGCGCCCGGGTGGCAGCGTGTTCAGGCGGTTTGCAACTACGTGCATCACCATATCCATTTTGGATACGAATATTCCAATCCGACACGCACGGCTTATGGGGCATTTGGCGAAGGCCGAGGTGTTTGCCGGGATTACACGCATCTCGCCGTTGCGCTTTGTCGATGCCTGAATATCCCGACACGGTACTGTACCGGATACATTACCGATATCGGGCTGCCGCCCCCGTATGCGGAGATGGACTTTTGTGCCTGGATGGAAGTGTTTCTGGGTGGTCAATGGCACGCATTCGATCCGCGCAACAACGCCCCTCGCATCGGGCGTATCAAGGTTGCACATGGCCGGGACGCGGCCGACGTGCCGCTCACAAATATATTCGGGCCAAACGTTTTGACCAAATTTAAGGTGTGGGCCGACGAGGCAGCCCACACGTTCGAGTAA
- a CDS encoding CGNR zinc finger domain-containing protein — MDHTRGGRRRWCSDDTCGPHDRRVRRFRSENRQ; from the coding sequence ATCGATCATACGAGAGGTGGGCGGCGGCGGTGGTGCTCAGACGACACATGCGGGCCGCATGACCGCCGCGTCCGGCGCTTCAGATCCGAAAATCGGCAATAA
- a CDS encoding DUF982 domain-containing protein has translation MRDLPFPYVTIETEPLGGTRNISSVEEAADFLEIYWPIKTGKKFVEAKQACIEALEGKIMCTAARSAFIEAAKEADIYVAEKRL, from the coding sequence ATGCGCGATCTGCCATTTCCATACGTTACGATAGAGACTGAACCCCTCGGCGGCACGCGGAACATTTCGTCGGTAGAAGAGGCAGCGGATTTCCTGGAAATATATTGGCCGATCAAGACGGGCAAGAAGTTCGTTGAGGCGAAGCAGGCCTGCATTGAGGCATTGGAGGGCAAGATCATGTGCACCGCTGCTCGGTCAGCATTTATCGAAGCTGCCAAGGAAGCCGATATTTACGTCGCAGAAAAGAGGCTCTAA
- a CDS encoding alkaline phosphatase family protein, whose translation MPLRSKLLLIVLDGLPWRNWRKYMGNLEGWVQSGEARVWKMRSVLPSTSASCYASIHTGVSPQVHYVVSNETLFRVEQPDIFSEVVKAGGKTGAVTHSFWSMFFNRVPFDLVRDIEYDEPGGPITHGRFHTMTGYNHKNQMTPSDTDLFATLTMLAERHGIDYGILHTCTLDSMGHRYGHDCGEMDHALFAMDAMLATFLPRWRKAGYEVMVTADHGQTDRGHHGGRGDEMQDFALYYFGAGEGPEDDVLLDQLQLAPTVLERLGAPVPATMKAESFLR comes from the coding sequence ATGCCGCTTCGCTCGAAACTTCTTCTCATTGTCCTCGACGGCCTGCCATGGCGCAACTGGCGCAAATATATGGGCAACCTCGAAGGCTGGGTGCAGTCGGGCGAGGCGCGCGTTTGGAAGATGCGCTCCGTCCTGCCGTCGACCTCCGCCTCCTGTTACGCCTCGATCCACACCGGCGTATCGCCGCAGGTCCACTATGTCGTTTCCAACGAAACGCTGTTTCGGGTAGAACAGCCCGACATATTTTCCGAAGTTGTGAAAGCGGGGGGCAAGACAGGGGCAGTCACGCATTCGTTCTGGTCGATGTTCTTCAACCGCGTGCCCTTCGATCTCGTCCGCGACATCGAGTACGACGAACCTGGCGGACCGATCACCCATGGTCGTTTTCACACGATGACCGGCTACAATCACAAGAACCAGATGACGCCCAGCGATACGGATTTGTTTGCCACGCTGACCATGCTGGCAGAGCGTCACGGCATCGACTACGGCATTCTCCATACCTGCACGCTGGATTCGATGGGACACCGCTACGGTCATGATTGTGGCGAGATGGACCATGCGCTGTTTGCCATGGACGCAATGCTGGCCACTTTTCTGCCGCGCTGGCGCAAAGCAGGCTACGAGGTGATGGTGACGGCCGATCACGGCCAGACGGACCGCGGTCATCATGGCGGTCGCGGCGACGAAATGCAGGATTTCGCGCTCTATTATTTCGGCGCCGGCGAAGGACCTGAAGACGATGTCCTGCTCGACCAATTGCAACTTGCCCCGACTGTCCTCGAACGGCTGGGCGCACCGGTGCCGGCAACGATGAAAGCCGAATCTTTTCTGAGATAG
- a CDS encoding autotransporter outer membrane beta-barrel domain-containing protein, producing MGATLTWYGQNGFYLDGQAQAAWYESDLSSGVLGSLSNGNDGFGYAFSLETGKRLASNQSWTLTPQAQLAYSNVDFDAFTDPFGANVSLGTGESLKGRLGLSADYENAWEGASGRTTRTHLYGIANLYYEFLDGTEVEVSGVNFASENDRTWGGIGTGGYNWNDDKYSIYSEVSINTSLSHFADSYSLNGTAGFKVKF from the coding sequence GTGGGAGCTACGCTGACCTGGTATGGCCAGAATGGCTTTTACCTTGACGGGCAGGCGCAGGCGGCATGGTACGAAAGTGACCTGTCTTCCGGCGTCCTCGGTAGTCTCTCGAATGGGAATGACGGTTTCGGCTACGCCTTCAGCTTGGAAACCGGCAAAAGACTTGCTTCGAACCAGAGCTGGACGCTCACCCCGCAAGCTCAGCTTGCATATTCCAATGTAGACTTTGACGCCTTCACCGACCCCTTCGGTGCCAATGTTTCTCTCGGGACGGGTGAGAGCCTCAAGGGTCGTCTCGGACTTTCGGCAGATTATGAAAATGCCTGGGAGGGCGCTTCAGGAAGGACAACCCGCACGCACCTTTACGGTATTGCCAATCTTTATTATGAGTTCCTGGATGGGACGGAAGTTGAAGTATCAGGCGTAAACTTTGCCAGCGAGAACGATCGGACGTGGGGCGGTATTGGCACCGGCGGCTATAACTGGAATGATGACAAATATTCCATTTACAGCGAGGTTTCCATCAACACCAGCCTGTCTCACTTCGCTGACAGCTACAGCCTCAACGGGACGGCCGGGTTCAAGGTGAAGTTCTGA
- a CDS encoding DUF6894 family protein, whose amino-acid sequence MPSFRFEFHEGTKNNDITVEFIDHEAALAEAKRAAGKMLVDSAIDPAEWLIRVYNDSEELIGTIFRNDLLNG is encoded by the coding sequence ATGCCATCGTTTCGATTTGAATTTCATGAAGGGACCAAAAACAACGACATAACCGTCGAATTTATCGACCACGAAGCAGCGTTGGCCGAAGCAAAACGCGCGGCAGGTAAAATGCTGGTCGATAGCGCCATCGATCCGGCCGAATGGCTTATCAGAGTTTACAATGACTCTGAGGAGTTGATCGGCACCATTTTTCGCAATGACCTGCTCAACGGGTAG
- a CDS encoding EAL domain-containing protein, translated as MLQLQNTILEMIATGSSLKETLDCLCREVETLVPRMVCSVVAVDHQRRLRPLAGPTLPLAYSSAFDGIEIGPFSGSCGTAAYYQEAVSAIDIETDVRWRDFKALVHPLGFKACWSTPILNADRVVATFAFYYFDQRGPSELEENIVGACVHLCSIAFERHERVKERQRLTYTDALTGLGNRARFNEKLIEQGLRRPFGILLADIDNLKMVNDTFGHSAGDDLIKVVADRLMSVTGSDLIFRLGGDEFAIVVGHQDGSDLKGEALTVLSVLEQPCSCNGHVVFPKVTIGGATSEPGDSPDDVRRKADIALYHGKEQNRGRFVEYHGDQGTALTRRFHAIRQVSQALADDRISPHYQPIIRLGSTDLAGFEALCRITTATGEIIEAVNFNEATKDAHVAAELTQRMMTLVAADVRRWLDMDVPFHSVAINLSASDFHTGNLKERVCEIFGWAGVPLQHIVLEITESVYLGQQEDFLAREIKSLRDLGLHVALDDFGTGFASLTHLMTVPVDIIKIDQTFVKRLVPGDPAIIITEGLLEITAGLGIDVIAEGIETSEQARQLHALGCEFGQGYFFSKAVDWEAATRLLRPTVQAAARTS; from the coding sequence ATGCTTCAGCTTCAGAACACTATCCTCGAAATGATTGCCACTGGCAGTTCGCTTAAGGAAACTCTTGATTGCTTGTGTCGGGAAGTCGAGACGCTGGTCCCTCGCATGGTGTGTTCTGTGGTCGCCGTCGATCACCAACGGCGACTCCGCCCCCTTGCAGGCCCCACGTTGCCGCTTGCCTATTCGTCGGCCTTTGACGGTATCGAGATCGGACCCTTTTCGGGATCTTGCGGGACCGCGGCCTACTATCAAGAGGCAGTCTCTGCCATTGATATTGAAACCGATGTCCGTTGGCGTGATTTCAAAGCTTTGGTCCACCCGCTTGGTTTCAAAGCATGCTGGTCGACTCCGATCTTAAATGCTGACCGGGTGGTGGCCACGTTTGCCTTTTATTATTTCGATCAGCGCGGACCCAGCGAGCTTGAAGAGAACATTGTCGGCGCCTGCGTTCATCTTTGTTCGATCGCCTTCGAGCGACACGAGCGGGTAAAGGAGAGGCAACGCCTCACTTACACCGACGCACTCACGGGATTGGGAAACCGGGCGCGGTTCAATGAAAAATTAATCGAACAGGGTTTGCGACGACCGTTTGGAATCCTGCTCGCCGACATCGATAATCTGAAGATGGTCAACGATACGTTTGGCCATAGTGCGGGCGATGACCTGATTAAAGTTGTGGCGGACAGGCTCATGTCGGTCACAGGGTCTGATCTGATCTTCAGATTGGGCGGCGATGAGTTTGCAATTGTGGTTGGTCATCAGGATGGCTCCGATCTGAAGGGCGAGGCTTTGACAGTCCTGTCCGTCTTGGAACAGCCCTGCAGTTGCAACGGTCATGTCGTCTTTCCGAAGGTGACCATTGGCGGCGCAACTTCGGAACCTGGTGACAGTCCAGACGACGTTCGGCGGAAGGCTGATATCGCTCTCTATCACGGCAAGGAGCAAAACCGCGGGCGGTTCGTTGAGTACCATGGAGACCAGGGCACCGCATTGACGCGCCGCTTCCACGCTATACGACAGGTTAGCCAAGCGCTCGCAGATGATAGGATTTCTCCGCACTACCAGCCGATCATTCGCCTCGGCAGCACAGACTTGGCGGGCTTCGAGGCCCTGTGCCGCATCACCACGGCGACGGGAGAGATTATCGAAGCTGTCAATTTCAATGAAGCCACCAAAGACGCACATGTAGCCGCCGAGCTCACTCAGCGCATGATGACGCTTGTTGCCGCAGACGTCCGCAGATGGTTGGATATGGATGTGCCTTTTCACAGCGTGGCAATCAACCTCTCAGCCTCCGATTTTCACACGGGCAATCTTAAAGAGCGAGTGTGCGAGATCTTTGGCTGGGCAGGGGTCCCATTGCAGCATATCGTTTTGGAAATCACAGAATCGGTTTATCTCGGCCAGCAGGAGGACTTCCTTGCAAGGGAGATAAAGTCGCTGAGAGACCTCGGCCTTCATGTCGCGCTGGATGATTTCGGAACGGGCTTTGCCTCTCTCACCCACCTGATGACCGTGCCTGTTGACATCATCAAGATCGATCAGACTTTTGTCAAAAGATTGGTCCCTGGAGACCCTGCAATCATCATAACGGAAGGTTTGCTGGAAATTACCGCAGGACTTGGAATCGACGTCATTGCCGAAGGCATCGAAACATCCGAACAGGCCCGGCAACTGCACGCGCTTGGCTGTGAGTTCGGCCAGGGCTATTTTTTCTCAAAGGCCGTGGACTGGGAAGCAGCCACCCGACTGCTTCGTCCGACAGTTCAGGCGGCCGCTAGAACCAGTTGA
- a CDS encoding PRC-barrel domain-containing protein → MKTLFTTTFLITLMTTGAFAQDGRTSHDVFGQPSVAVRDHDRYLVASKGLVLTSGLVGQTVYNGPADDAATIGEVTDIVLSPDGNAVAALIGVGGFLGVGQKDIAVSLDQLAWVTRADNKRWLVVASSKEELSGAPTFDRTSLLRDGASDPVKGPATEVATNAKPESVVNKAASDIRSALKAVPTASISSEKLIGSAVYGPDDKQLGSVADTLMAGDGQVDAFVVDVGGFLGLGKKPIAISIENLDLLADDNGKISVFTPFTKDELEKHPAYSAEAYKADSEKILLRGAAE, encoded by the coding sequence TTGAAAACTTTATTCACGACGACTTTTCTCATAACATTGATGACAACAGGGGCATTCGCACAAGACGGAAGGACGTCTCACGACGTTTTTGGGCAACCATCGGTGGCGGTACGCGATCACGATCGCTATCTCGTCGCTTCGAAAGGGCTCGTCCTCACATCGGGCCTCGTCGGACAAACAGTTTATAACGGTCCGGCAGACGACGCTGCCACGATCGGCGAAGTGACCGATATTGTGCTCAGCCCAGACGGAAATGCGGTGGCGGCGCTTATTGGCGTCGGCGGTTTTCTTGGCGTCGGCCAGAAGGATATTGCCGTCAGTCTCGATCAATTGGCATGGGTGACTCGCGCGGACAACAAGCGGTGGCTGGTTGTTGCGAGCAGCAAAGAGGAACTGAGCGGCGCTCCCACGTTCGATCGCACTAGTTTGCTCAGGGACGGCGCATCCGATCCCGTCAAGGGACCGGCTACGGAAGTCGCAACGAATGCTAAACCGGAAAGCGTGGTTAATAAGGCTGCTTCGGATATCAGGAGCGCGCTCAAGGCTGTTCCGACTGCATCGATAAGCTCTGAAAAGTTGATAGGTTCAGCGGTCTATGGCCCCGATGACAAGCAGCTCGGCAGCGTGGCAGATACATTGATGGCAGGTGACGGCCAGGTCGACGCTTTCGTCGTGGATGTTGGTGGCTTTCTTGGACTAGGCAAAAAGCCGATCGCAATCTCGATTGAAAACCTCGATCTGCTCGCCGATGACAATGGAAAAATTTCCGTTTTTACGCCGTTTACCAAGGACGAGCTTGAGAAGCACCCGGCCTATTCGGCAGAGGCATATAAGGCCGACAGCGAGAAGATTCTGCTTCGCGGTGCGGCCGAATAG
- a CDS encoding transposase, translating into MMGCQAVSAQLFYDFCLDDYVPADHLLRGIDRHLDLDSVRAQLKPFYSNTGRPSVDPELMMRMLIIGYSMGIRSERRLCEEVHLNLAYRWFCRLGLDGKVPDHSSFSKNRHGRFRQSDILRHMFETVVERCLAQGLVGAEGFAVDASLIAADANKQRSVPGTEWKAEDDAGRSVQEYLAVLDDAAFGAASPVTPKFISQSDPAAQWTGAHKGHAFFAYATNYLIDTDHGVILDVEATRAIRQAEVGASRTMIDRTENRFGLKPGYLAADSAYGSADNLAWLVKEKDIAPHIPVFDKSNRTDGTFSRSDFTWDGENDRYICPAGEELKQFHRTYASPRSGITSEGTRLYRASKKNCDACEFKQRCCPNAPARKVPRDLNEDARDVARAIAATPAYERSRHRRKKVEMLFAHLKRILRMARLRLRGPCGARDEFLLAATAQNLRRLAKLRPQRPPHGVIAA; encoded by the coding sequence ATGATGGGATGTCAGGCGGTTTCGGCGCAGCTCTTCTACGACTTCTGCCTCGATGATTATGTCCCTGCGGACCATCTGCTGCGCGGGATCGATCGTCACCTCGATCTCGATAGCGTTCGAGCACAGTTGAAGCCTTTTTATAGCAACACTGGGCGGCCCTCAGTTGATCCTGAGCTGATGATGCGAATGCTGATTATCGGCTACAGCATGGGTATCCGGTCGGAACGGCGACTTTGCGAGGAGGTCCATCTCAATCTCGCATATCGGTGGTTTTGCCGCCTTGGCCTGGACGGAAAGGTACCGGATCATTCCAGCTTTTCGAAGAACCGTCATGGCCGGTTCCGGCAAAGTGATATCCTCCGGCACATGTTTGAGACTGTGGTGGAACGGTGCCTTGCCCAAGGGCTGGTGGGAGCAGAAGGCTTTGCGGTTGATGCCAGCCTGATCGCGGCGGACGCCAATAAGCAGCGTTCGGTGCCCGGCACTGAATGGAAAGCCGAAGACGATGCTGGCCGCTCGGTTCAGGAATATCTGGCGGTTCTGGATGACGCGGCTTTTGGCGCTGCCTCGCCGGTGACGCCGAAGTTCATTTCGCAATCCGACCCGGCAGCTCAGTGGACAGGTGCTCATAAGGGGCATGCCTTCTTCGCCTACGCCACCAATTATCTGATCGATACTGATCACGGTGTCATCCTTGACGTCGAGGCTACGCGAGCGATCCGTCAGGCGGAGGTCGGAGCATCCCGCACGATGATCGACAGAACCGAGAACCGCTTCGGCTTGAAGCCAGGCTATCTGGCAGCCGACAGCGCTTACGGTTCTGCTGACAATCTTGCCTGGCTAGTCAAGGAAAAGGACATCGCGCCGCACATTCCGGTGTTTGATAAATCCAACAGGACCGACGGGACCTTCTCGCGTTCGGACTTCACCTGGGATGGCGAGAATGATCGCTACATCTGCCCGGCAGGCGAAGAGCTCAAGCAGTTTCACCGAACCTATGCATCGCCCAGATCGGGGATAACGAGTGAAGGGACGCGGCTCTATCGCGCCAGCAAAAAGAACTGCGACGCCTGCGAATTCAAACAGCGCTGCTGCCCGAATGCGCCTGCTCGCAAGGTGCCGCGTGATCTCAACGAAGATGCCCGCGATGTCGCCAGAGCTATTGCCGCCACACCCGCTTACGAGCGGTCCCGGCATCGCCGCAAGAAGGTCGAGATGCTCTTCGCTCACCTCAAACGCATTCTCCGGATGGCGCGTTTGAGGCTGCGAGGTCCATGTGGTGCGCGAGACGAATTCCTGCTTGCAGCAACCGCCCAGAACCTCAGAAGGCTGGCGAAACTCAGACCACAAAGGCCACCACACGGCGTCATTGCTGCATAA
- a CDS encoding cold-shock protein gives MTTGTVKWFNSTKGFGFIQPDNGGTDAFVHISAVERAGMREIVEGQKVGYELERDNKSGKMSACNLQAI, from the coding sequence ATGACCACTGGCACAGTTAAATGGTTCAATTCCACAAAAGGCTTCGGCTTCATCCAACCCGATAATGGCGGGACTGACGCGTTTGTGCATATTTCCGCAGTTGAACGCGCAGGTATGCGTGAGATCGTTGAGGGCCAGAAGGTCGGATATGAGCTGGAACGCGACAACAAGTCTGGCAAGATGTCGGCTTGCAATCTGCAAGCGATATAA
- a CDS encoding YihY/virulence factor BrkB family protein, protein MAAKTLLRRARQQGRGRRAHAPSEIPMKGWKDILHRVYGSLWEDRIMLIAAGATFYLLLALFPALTAFVSVYGFLADRATVAGNTSLLAGILPADSVSLIRSQLEALAAQDTKVLSLGFFIGLSVALWSANNGIKAIFEALNVAYSENETRSFVRVNLVSFVFTFGSMFFGIILITALGIIPHALALLGLDGWNAVLISLARWPLIAVVVAAAVSVFYRFGPDREQPKWRWLSWGAILSTLVWLITSAGFTFYLANFADYNATYGALGAVAGLMVWTWISVIILILGAELNAELEHQTAIDTTIGDPAPMGERGAVVADTLGASANETRR, encoded by the coding sequence ATGGCCGCTAAGACGCTACTGCGGCGTGCAAGGCAGCAGGGTCGCGGCCGCCGCGCGCATGCGCCTTCTGAAATTCCGATGAAGGGTTGGAAGGATATTCTCCACAGAGTGTACGGCTCATTGTGGGAAGACCGGATCATGTTGATTGCGGCAGGAGCAACATTCTATTTGCTGCTCGCGCTGTTTCCGGCGCTTACAGCGTTCGTGTCGGTGTACGGTTTCCTGGCTGACCGCGCCACCGTCGCAGGTAACACCTCACTCCTCGCCGGCATTCTTCCGGCGGACTCGGTTAGTCTGATCCGATCCCAGCTTGAGGCTCTTGCAGCGCAGGATACGAAAGTTCTCAGTCTCGGGTTCTTCATCGGACTTTCGGTGGCACTGTGGAGTGCGAACAATGGCATCAAGGCAATATTCGAAGCCTTGAACGTTGCGTATAGCGAGAATGAAACCCGCAGCTTTGTGCGCGTTAATCTGGTTTCGTTTGTTTTCACGTTCGGCAGTATGTTTTTTGGAATTATCCTGATCACTGCGCTGGGTATTATCCCACACGCGTTGGCGCTGCTTGGCCTGGACGGTTGGAATGCGGTGCTGATTAGCTTGGCCCGCTGGCCTTTAATTGCCGTCGTTGTCGCAGCCGCCGTCTCCGTCTTTTATCGCTTTGGGCCAGACCGCGAGCAGCCCAAATGGCGCTGGCTGTCGTGGGGGGCCATTCTTTCCACATTGGTGTGGCTGATCACATCGGCGGGCTTCACATTCTATCTCGCCAATTTTGCCGATTACAATGCCACCTATGGCGCGCTCGGTGCGGTTGCCGGCCTGATGGTATGGACATGGATCTCGGTGATCATCCTCATCCTCGGCGCTGAACTGAACGCTGAACTGGAACATCAAACAGCGATCGATACGACCATCGGAGATCCGGCTCCCATGGGAGAACGCGGAGCCGTGGTTGCCGATACACTTGGCGCATCTGCAAATGAGACGAGGCGCTAA
- a CDS encoding AI-2E family transporter, producing MRKSIFSGTVPTSKATPVDISDLTKEAGPFTADPKLVILACLLILASLTAAYVAAEILLPVILAFVLKLLFQPGMRQLERLRVPRPLAALTVILTLFGLIVGLGAAVSGPASSWAGRLPEGIERLQQRLHFLSKPIQTFQNFMHQIDGGQADAGFNLSAILLQGTQHFASGLFETILILFFLLISGDTFLRRTVEIIPRFSDKRQMVALSQQVEQDISAYLVTITFMNGLVGLATGTAMWATGLGDPILWGVLAFVLNYVPILGPFAGVAIFVFVGLLGIDGTWTAFLPAGLYLLIHLIEGEIVTPMLLARRFTLNPVLVILSLIFWFWMWGVPGAILAVPMLAILKIICDEIAPLNSMGHFLEG from the coding sequence ATGAGGAAGTCAATCTTTTCTGGGACTGTTCCTACCAGCAAAGCGACGCCGGTCGACATCTCCGATCTGACAAAAGAAGCGGGACCCTTCACCGCCGATCCGAAGCTTGTCATTCTGGCCTGTCTCTTGATTCTCGCGAGTTTGACGGCGGCTTATGTCGCCGCTGAGATCTTGCTGCCAGTCATTCTTGCGTTCGTTCTAAAGCTTCTGTTCCAGCCGGGAATGCGGCAACTGGAAAGGCTCCGCGTCCCCCGACCGCTTGCGGCACTCACGGTCATTCTGACCTTATTTGGTCTTATCGTGGGTCTTGGCGCTGCCGTATCGGGGCCGGCCTCGTCATGGGCAGGCCGTCTGCCCGAAGGTATTGAGAGGCTACAACAACGTCTTCATTTTCTGAGCAAACCGATCCAGACCTTCCAGAATTTCATGCATCAAATCGACGGCGGACAAGCCGATGCCGGCTTCAATCTGTCCGCTATCCTGCTCCAGGGAACGCAGCACTTCGCAAGCGGGTTGTTCGAGACCATTTTGATCCTGTTCTTTCTTTTGATTTCCGGCGACACGTTCCTGCGGCGAACCGTCGAGATCATTCCCCGTTTCAGCGACAAGCGCCAGATGGTCGCCCTGTCACAGCAGGTTGAGCAAGATATCTCTGCCTATCTTGTGACCATCACCTTTATGAACGGGTTGGTGGGCCTTGCAACCGGAACGGCAATGTGGGCAACGGGCCTGGGCGATCCGATCTTGTGGGGCGTTTTGGCTTTTGTCCTGAACTATGTGCCGATCCTGGGTCCGTTCGCTGGTGTAGCCATATTCGTATTTGTCGGTCTGCTTGGCATCGATGGAACCTGGACAGCTTTTTTGCCCGCAGGGCTCTACCTATTGATCCATTTGATCGAAGGCGAAATCGTTACGCCCATGCTGCTCGCCCGGCGTTTCACGCTCAATCCAGTTCTGGTCATTTTGTCACTGATCTTCTGGTTCTGGATGTGGGGCGTGCCCGGCGCCATCCTCGCCGTTCCCATGTTGGCGATCCTAAAGATCATCTGCGATGAGATTGCTCCGCTGAATTCGATGGGGCATTTTTTGGAAGGGTAA
- a CDS encoding response regulator, translated as MDKLLAGRRILVVEDEVLVLMMIEDMLADLGCRSVTTATRADHAVSLIENQSFDAAMLDMNLNGQTSRSVADALAMRAVPFVFATGNSIKDIWDGYGDRAIIRKPFMFEELVDTLTCLLRNSSMG; from the coding sequence ATGGATAAATTGCTCGCTGGCCGGCGCATCCTTGTCGTTGAGGACGAAGTACTGGTCCTTATGATGATTGAAGACATGCTGGCTGACCTCGGATGCCGGTCTGTGACCACAGCGACCAGGGCCGATCACGCCGTTTCCCTGATTGAGAACCAATCTTTCGACGCAGCCATGCTGGACATGAACCTGAATGGCCAAACAAGCCGCTCTGTCGCAGACGCGCTCGCCATGCGGGCTGTCCCCTTTGTCTTCGCCACCGGCAATAGTATCAAGGATATTTGGGATGGATACGGCGACCGGGCGATAATCCGAAAGCCATTCATGTTTGAGGAACTGGTCGATACGCTGACGTGTCTTTTGCGCAACTCATCTATGGGATGA